Proteins encoded within one genomic window of Gemmatimonas sp.:
- a CDS encoding cation transporter: MDKLTMQISGMTCGHCVAGVTRALKGVPGVTVDQVAIGTASVAYDPTATTPTDIAKAVEEEGYHVVSAT; the protein is encoded by the coding sequence ATGGACAAGCTCACGATGCAGATCTCCGGCATGACCTGCGGCCATTGCGTGGCCGGTGTCACCCGCGCCCTGAAGGGCGTTCCCGGCGTCACCGTCGACCAGGTGGCCATCGGGACCGCGTCGGTGGCGTACGACCCGACCGCGACGACGCCGACGGACATTGCCAAGGCGGTTGAAGAAGAAGGCTACCACGTCGTTTCCGCGACCTAA